Proteins encoded in a region of the Solanum dulcamara chromosome 9, daSolDulc1.2, whole genome shotgun sequence genome:
- the LOC129904172 gene encoding F-box protein AUF1: MESESDYSDGFDRLPDPLIHLMFNQISDIKTLIRCRSVSKRFNSLVPQADSLLLRVDRVISSTDSDDDDDSFFIAFLRSIIKSLHHLVSPSKALPSPARSQNSPAQILREFERIRNLQIELPSGDLRLEKGTTIRWKADFGKTLKSCVILGFRSGDGGGGEAELGGGGGAGGGLKMRVVWTISALIAASARHYMMLEVVNEHKELENLVIKDREDEGKVVMDKKGLKECRESQGEGEEAEVNNASSGNGVGLWWRNNRTTVPAVRMRMRHEARMELSGGTKMVGATLVVVRPTNGGGERSEVEEQNGDVGLALGAFGDDPVYCEAVEGLLKSRSYILEMNSF, encoded by the coding sequence ATGGAGTCCGAATCGGATTACTCTGACGGGTTCGATCGGTTACCCGACCCGCTTATTCACCTCATGTTCAACCAAATCTCCGACATCAAAACCCTAATCCGGTGCCGCTCCGTTTCCAAACGGTTCAACTCGTTGGTACCTCAAGCTGATTCGCTTCTCCTCCGAGTCGACCGTGTTATTTCCTCTACTGATTCCGACGACGACGACGATTCCTTCTTCATTGCTTTCCTCAGATCCATCATCAAATCCCTTCACCATCTCGTTTCACCAAGCAAGGCTCTCCCCAGCCCTGCCCGATCCCAGAACTCACCCGCCCAGATCCTACGCGAGTTCGAGAGGATCAGGAATCTCCAAATCGAGCTTCCTTCCGGTGATCTTAGGTTAGAGAAAGGCACGACGATTAGGTGGAAGGCGGACTTCGGGAAAACCCTAAAGAGTTGCGTGATTTTAGGGTTCCGCAGCGGGGATGGAGGTGGTGGAGAGGCGGAGttaggaggaggaggaggagctGGCGGTGGGTTGAAAATGAGGGTAGTTTGGACAATTAGCGCGTTGATTGCGGCATCAGCGAGGCATTACATGATGTTGGAGGTTGTAAACGAACACAAAGAGCTGGAGAATTTGGTGATCAAGGACAGAGAAGATGAAGGGAAAGTGGTAATGGATAAGAAAGGATTGAAAGAATGTAGAGAAAGTCAAGGTGAAGGTGAAGAAGCTGAGGTAAACAATGCTAGCAGCGGCAATGGAGTTGGTTTGTGGTGGCGGAACAATCGTACAACAGTGCCAGCAGTTCGAATGAGGATGAGGCATGAAGCGAGGATGGAACTCTCCGGTGGCACGAAAATGGTCGGAGCAACATTGGTGGTTGTCCGACCAACTAATGGAGGGGGTGAGAGGAGTGAAGTGGAGGAACAAAATGGAGATGTAGGATTAGCATTAGGAGCATTTGGGGACGATCCAGTGTATTGTGAAGCTGTGGAGGGGTTGCTCAAGAGTCGAAGTTATATTCTGGAGATGAACTCTTTCTAG